A single window of Rana temporaria chromosome 1, aRanTem1.1, whole genome shotgun sequence DNA harbors:
- the LOC120941762 gene encoding microtubule-associated protein P320-like: MQQKRSNTTGEIQYNRRDPIQQERSNTTGEIQCNRRDPIQQKRSNTTGEIQYNRRDPIQQKRSNAAGEIQYNRRDPIQQERSNTTREIQYNRRDPIQQERSNTTEEIQYNRRDPIQHERSNTTGEIQYNRRDPIQQKRSNTTEEIQYNRRDPIQQERSNTTGEIQYNRRDPIQQKRSNTTGEIQYNRRDPIQHKRSNTTEEIQCNRRDPIQQKRSNTTEEIQYNRRDPIQHKRYNATGEIQYNIRDPIQQERSNTT, encoded by the coding sequence ATGCAACAGAAGAGATCCAATACAACAGGAGAGATCCAATACAACAGGAGAGATCCAATACAACAGGAGAGATCCAATACAACAGGAGAGATCCAATGCAACAGGAGAGATCCAATACAACAGAAGAGATCCAATACAACAGGAGAGATCCAATACAACAGGAGAGACCCAATACAACAGAAGAGATCCAATGCAGCAGGAGAGATCCAATACAACAGAAGAGATCCAATACAACAGGAGAGATCCAATACAACACGAGAGATCCAATACAACAGGAGAGATCCAATACAACAGGAGAGATCCAATACAACAGAAGAGATCCAATACAACAGGAGAGATCCAATACAACATGAGAGATCCAATACAACAGGAGAGATCCAATACAACAGGAGAGATCCAATACAACAGAAGAGATCCAATACAACAGAAGAGATCCAATACAACAGGAGAGATCCAATACAACAGGAGAGATCCAATACAACAGGAGAGATCCAATACAACAGGAGAGATCCAATACAACAGAAGAGATCCAATACAACAGGAGAGATCCAATACAACAGAAGAGATCCAATACAACATAAGAGATCCAATACAACAGAAGAGATCCAATGCAACAGGAGAGATCCAATACAACAGAAGAGATCCAATACAACAGAAGAGATCCAATACAACAGAAGAGATCCAATACAACATAAGAGATACAATGCAACAGGAGAGATCCAATACAACATAAGAGATCCAATACAACAGGAGAGATCCAATACAACATAA
- the CLDN5 gene encoding LOW QUALITY PROTEIN: claudin-5 (The sequence of the model RefSeq protein was modified relative to this genomic sequence to represent the inferred CDS: inserted 3 bases in 3 codons; deleted 1 base in 1 codon), with the protein MTIIIIMGSIALEIFGMSISIIGWVGVILTCALPMWRXSAFIEQNIVVAQFIWEGLWMQCAVQSTGQMQCKIYDSILALPRSSGWQGSHSHGINRGLVGLLVSVVGAQCTVCYQGSKVKNRILFAGGIIYILAGLLVLIPLCWTANIVIREFYDPHVPSSKKREMGXALYVGWASTALLFFGGVLLCXSCPMKGQFTPPVRYSASRRPPPMGTMTKELCIRTGRALTLPFLDGYPQGPHYVYCTFS; encoded by the exons ATgactatcatcatcatcatgggTTCCATCGCTCTGGAGATATTCGGCATGTCCATCAGTATCATCGGCTGGGTCGGGGTGATCCTGACCTGTGCCCTCCCCATGTGGA TGTCCGCCTTCATAGAACAGAACATCGTGGTGGCTCAGTTCATCTGGGAAGGTCTATGGATGCAATGTGCGGTGCAGAGTACTGGTCAGATGCAATGTAAGATCTATGACTCCATCCTAGCCTTGCCAAGGAGCTCCGGCTGGCAGGGCTCTCACAGTCATGGCATCAATCGTGGGCTGGTCGGACTTCTGGTGTCCGTGGTTGGAGCTCAGTGCACGGTCTGCTACCAGGGCAGCAAGGTGAAGAACCGAATATTGTTCGCTGGAGGAATCATCTACATCTTG GCTGGCCTCCTGGTCCTCATCCCCCTCTGCTGGACAGCCAACATCGTCATCCGGGAGTTCTACGACCCCCATGTACCATCCTCCAAGAAGAGGGAAATGG CTGCCCTGTACGTGGGCTGGGCTTCTACCGCGCTCCTGTTCTTCGGGGGTGTgctcctct tctcctgcccaatGAAAGGGCAGTTCACCCCACCTGTCAGATACTCTGCCTCTAGGAGACCACCTCCAATGGGGACTATGACAAAAGAACTATGTATAAGGACAGGCAGGGCACTGacccttccatttttggatggataCCCACAGGGTCCTCATTATGTATACTGCACATTTTCCTGA